Proteins from one Desulfovermiculus halophilus DSM 18834 genomic window:
- the groES gene encoding co-chaperone GroES produces MTLKPLQDRVVIKKVEEEQKSAGGIIIPDTAKERPTKGDVVAVGPGKLDKQGQRMEMSVQPGDRVMYGKFAGTEVSIEGEDHLVMREEDIIAKVES; encoded by the coding sequence ATGACTCTTAAGCCTCTCCAGGACAGAGTTGTGATCAAGAAAGTGGAAGAGGAGCAGAAGTCAGCCGGTGGAATCATCATCCCGGATACCGCCAAGGAACGCCCCACGAAAGGCGACGTGGTGGCTGTCGGCCCGGGGAAGCTGGACAAGCAGGGCCAGCGCATGGAGATGTCTGTTCAGCCCGGAGATCGGGTTATGTACGGCAAATTTGCCGGAACCGAGGTCTCCATCGAGGGAGAAGATCATCTGGTCATGCGGGAAGAAGACATCATCGCCAAAGTTGAATCGTAA